The Labeo rohita strain BAU-BD-2019 chromosome 19, IGBB_LRoh.1.0, whole genome shotgun sequence genome window below encodes:
- the rab42a gene encoding ras-related protein Rab-42a has translation MDTLWQYQFRIILLGDSTVGKSSLLKRFTDGVYSDVADPTVGVDFYARSVDIEPGVKIKLQLWDTAGQERFRSITTSYYRNSVGGLLVFDLTNRKTFDHVREWHREVSEHILPHHMVYILIGHKSDLNRDRKVTRDEAEQLAAELGIRYVETSAKCNSNVERAFELLTRDIYELMKMGEISTRDGWDGVKSGLTAKVLYPAEEEAEREKSCNC, from the exons ATGGATACTTTATGGCAATACCAGTTCAGGATCATTTTACTGGGGGACTCGACGGTGGGCAAATCATCTTTGCTCAAGAGGTTCACGGATGGCGTATACAGCGATGTAGCGGACCCGACGGTCGGGGTGGATTTCTACGCCCGTTCAGTAGACATCGAACCTGGGGTTAAAATCAAACTACAGCTATGGGATACAGCCGGACAGGAGAGATTCAG GTCCATCACCACTTCCTACTATCGCAACTCTGTGGGCGGCCTCTTAGTCTTTGACCTGACAAACAGGAAGACCTTCGATCACGTGCGGGAGTGGCACCGAGAAGTCAGCGAGCACATCCTGCCTCATCACATGGTCTACATCCTAATCGGCCACAAGAGCGACCTGAACCGCGACCGCAAGGTGACGCGGGACGAGGCGGAGCAACTGGCGGCCGAACTCGGCATTCGCTACGTGGAGACGTCAGCCAAGTGCAACAGCAACGTGGAGCGTGCTTTCGAGCTGCTCACACGGGACATCTATGAGCTGATGAAGATGGGTGAGATCTCCACGCGTGACGGCTGGGACGGGGTCAAGAGCGGCCTCACCGCTAAAGTTCTCTATCCCGCCGAGGAGGAGGCGGAGCGAGAAAAGAGCTGCAACTGCTGA